The genomic window TGAGGAGGCGGTTCGGAAAGCAGACGACGGAATTCAAACGTAGATGAGATGCTGAGACGCCAGGCGTCGCCTAGTGGCTAGCTAGCGATGGAGTGGTGGACTCCGCGGATGCGATTGTGCTTTGGAATGATCAGCTTAGCCAGGAAGCTTTGCCAGTGCAACACTTATCCCTCGCGTTGTGCTCCGCTAGAGGTGGCGAGCTATTGCATCACACATACCGTGCATGTGTGATGTGTCGAGCGAGGGGATGAGTGTTGCAGAAAACATGGCAAAGCTGATCATTCGTTGGATACCACAATCgcatccgcgtcgtctcgcgcgccgtcgacgcgtcgccctcacTTGGGCGTCAACGGAAGCTTCTGCGGGTTAAAgtccggggacgacggcgggagcCGGCACAGCACCTCGCGGCCGAACACCTTGCTCGTGGCGTCCCTGCCGTCCATCGTGACCCTCACGTTGTGACCATCGTCGTACGaagcgaggacgccgacgatgagccAGATGCcgtgcccgacgccgacgtgctgggcgaggtcgtcgtacTCGGCCGGGTTGACCACCTTCTTCGCGTCGAGGCACGCGTAGTCGCCCGGCTTGAAGTCCTCCTTGGGTCTGCACTCGCGCTTGTGACGCCACTTCCAGTGCTGCTTCTGGCAGTCCCTGCTGCAGTAACACGCGAGGTGGCACTTGGAGCAGAACTCGTGGGGCTCGTGAGGGAgcgcgcactcgccgcaCATGTAGCACTGCACGCCGAGGGTCTGCGATCggggggcgaggcgggcgtgAGGTCAGTGAAGCTCGCGGGTGGGATGTTaggatcgcgcggcgtcgccgactgAAACCCGTGGAAACCCAGCGTTTTTGCGATGGGACATTTGGTTTTTTTTTGGCCTACGGGTGCGAGTCTCACCTTGAGCATCGAGTCGATCTTGGCCTGCTCCAGTCCGaggtcgggcgcggcgatgaacaggcggtcggcggcggtcggatCGTCCATGCCCATCGCGTAGCGCCCCCTGaccagcgcgcgctcccttCGCGCGGCTTCCTTCTGCGCCTCGAGCAACGCTTCCTGCTTTTTCTTCTCCTTGGCCATCTTTTTAACCTCCTTCTCGGActtcggcgccggggggcgcTCCTCAGGGGCGGGACCGGGAGGATCGCAtatcgacggcggcgccggcgggggaagCTCGGGTACCTTCACCTGgagctccttggcgtccgcgcccacgaTGCGCGTCAGGTGATCTCGAGCCTCCtgagcgagcgcgtcgacgagtaCGCCCTGCTGGGTTTGCACCATCGAAGTTTCCTGAGAGAACTTGTCAGCGTCCTCCTTGGGATCcgggccgacgacgcgcgcctcgcgctggTCCTTGGACATGGTGACGGAGATCTctagcgcgcggcggaggttggTGACGGAGTCGGTGATGTTGGTAGCCAGGGCGCCTGTGGAGGACgggggggacgcgcgcgttcagGGGATACGTGCGGTCTTATCTTTTCGCGTTGTgaggcgacggggacgcaccgaggacgacggcgacgcgcacgcgcgacgcgtgctcctcgttctcgtccgcgagcacctccttcAGGAACCGGATGTCCTTCTCGGTGGCGTTCAGGTCGGTTTGGGTCAAACCGTTGGTGACCATCACGACGCAGTAGTATCGAAACGAGAACGAGCCGGAGGACCCTCCGCTGTGGCgatacgccgcggcgtagaggtccaccgcggcgcgatacttgcgcttggcgtaggcggccgcgcccgcgtccaggCACTCGTGCGACCACTGGTACTGCTGCTGGAGCTGGCGCATGCCCCTGTAGTCCGGCGGGTTctcctcatcgtcctcgGTCTCGTCGTACTTGAccatggcggcgcgcgtgctgCGAAgtgcgcgaacgacgcgacgtcggttCGTCCGAGGGCGAAAACAAAAGCAACAACGACGACAAGTGACGCGACTGGGGTCCCCTGCCACGAAAACGGCTACGGTACGGCTACGGCTCCCCGCCCTAATGGCGCCCGGGCGGCAGGGATCTGGACTCCGACAGgcacgccgcgatcgccttcTCCACGTCGTTGTCGTTGCTCGccagcgcccccgcgacgtgcTCCGGCCGGAACCCCATCCCGGCCATCTGCTCGAACCCCACGCAGAACTGCACCACCCGGTCCCGCTTGTCGCTGCCCCACATGGCCAGACCCAGGgtcaccgcgtccctcgggTGCCCACCGGCGACGTACTCCGCCACGGTCGGATCGTCCGGCGCGCCAACGATCCGCCGCACGGTCGCCTCCAGGCCCGTCGGGTCGCGGCCCTCCGATGGCTCGCGTCGGCCGTCGTCTCCACCGTTTtcgtgcgcgacgggggactCTTCGAGGCCCTCCTCGAGCAGCACgttgcgctcgcgcgtcgtgtcgaagtccgcggcgtcgctcgacggGGGTTCCGCGTCCATGCGCGGCAGGCTCACCTGCGTTCGGGGAAGGGGCGGGGAAGAAGGCGGGTCAGGGGTCGGGTTCCCGGGGTGACGCCGCACTCGGCACCGGATTGAACGTTCGCATCCCCGCTCGTTGAAGGGGCTCTTCTTTCGAGGGGCGCGCACCGGCGGGGTGAGCTGATACTCCTTCGGAATCACGAGgcgcacgccggcgccgttggACTGCTGCATGATggaacgagcgcggcgcgttcctcgagagccgcgcccgcgtcgccggttgTGGCTCGACGCGTGTTTTCAGAATGAGAAGAGTTTTCAGCGGCGGGTGACGTTCCTACTAGTAGAGTTTCAAAACGTTTCGGCTACTCCgattgacgccgccgcccctcaAGTCCGCGCCagaagcgccgccgccctcgtcgacgtcctcggcggaaacaccgcgtccatcgtccTCTCGATGACCCAGCACGCCGCCAGGTCGCACGCCATCACCAGACACAGCGTCGACGCCAACCCCGTCGGCATTGCGTAAAGCTCCGCGGTTTCGTTGAGTTTCGGGAAAATCTGCGACGTCAACACCCCCAGCGCCAAATACGTTCCGAGCACGGAGTAAAACAGCGGCGCGTTCTCGCGCAGAGTCGCGCAgtgcggcgcgccgacgtagttgaccgccaccgtcgccgtctgcgTGAACGTGTTGACCAGGAAGGAGACGGTGTTGATTAGGTTCGGGGCGAAGGGCGATTCGAGCGGGTGCGTCGATGTTTCTCCCTCGACGTTTCCTTGCGAGCCGACatccgcgtcgatggcgtcgaaggcgacgtacggcgccgtcccggactcccccgcgccaacatccgcgtacgccttggcgacgtccaGCGTGTACCACAGCGACAACAGGTGAACCGCAAATTGGCAAATCACCGAAGCGAAAAAGTACGCTGTGAAAATCGTCGATCGGGGTTTGCACGGCGCCAGTCTTTggctgggcgccgcgcggctgaGCGCCAGGAACATCCCCGCGGTGATCAACCCGCCACACGTCATCTGGGTGTCGCCGAACTTGACCCCGTCGAGGAACTGCACGCTCATGACGTACGCCGTGCACAGGCAGTTCAGGCCGAGAATTTTGAACATCTGCTGCGAGGCGACCAGCGCGGCTCGGCCCTGCCGAACGAGGTCGAcgcacggcgcgacgccgccgctcctcgcggtgaacggcgccgcgagagacgcgtcgccgggtctGACGGCTAACGCCAgtcgcccgcccgcgcttcGATCGTCCGCAGCATCCATTCGCCTCGTGAGCtccgcgatgacgtcgccgttcgTTCCGCCCCCGTGTGTTTCCGTCCCGTTCAATTTTTCGTTCGACGACTCCCTCCCGTTCGActcgctcctcgacgaccccACCCGGTGGTCTCTGTGGTTCCCCATCCCCCGGGCCCGggccccgtcgtcgaggagcgccacGCCGACGTGCGACGCCCGCAGCGCCCCGACGTCGTTGGTCCCGTCCCCGCACATCATCACCCTCAAACCGGCATCTCGCATCGCTCGCACGATTCGAGTCTTTTGTTCCGGAGCCGTTCTCGCGTAGACTCGCACGTGTTTGACGCAGTCTGCGAGTCGGTCACGCCGCGTCATGGCGTCGAGACCTTTCCCGCACACCGCCAGGTCGTATTCGCGCGCCAGCGAGGCGAGCGAACCCGACCTGGCGGTGTCATAAGTGGTGATGAAAAGTGGCAGGGGCTCCACTTTCTTCCCGTCGAGCGTCGCCCACCACcaatcgtcgccgccgtcggactCGAGAAGCAAAGTCGGTCTCGTCGTTATGCCAACCTCGGCCGCCACGTGGCAGGCTGTGAGCGGCGCGTCTCCCGTGATCATCACGGACGCGTGAGACGAgttggcgaggacgccgacggcgggcgcggaggtcgGTTTCACGCGAcacgcgaaggcggcgaaacCGATAAAGTCCAAACCCGATTCGCACTCCTTCCTCGTCATGGACTTGACGGCCGAGACGTCTTTGTCGTCGGGGATTGCCTTCGCGCAGAGGGCGATGACGCGGTagccgcgcctcgcgagagcctcgtgcgcgcggcggtacCCGGCGGGAAGTTTTCGTAAGGTGGCCTCCATCGTCTCGGGGGCGCCCTTGGCCACGACCCGTCGCTTGCACCCGTCGAAgccttcgacggcgacgacggcggacatCCGCCGCAGCTCGGATCGGAACGCGTGGCGCGTCATCACCCTCGcggtgcgcgtcgcgaccgagctcgcgccgctcgcggacctGTCCTGAGGCAGGAGGGTCCAGTCGCACCCCGCCAGACCCGCGCGTTCCATGggatcccccgcggcggcgccccccaCCAGCGCCAGCGAGTGGCACGACCcaagcgccagcgccgcctcgggtaCGTCTCGGGAGAGGTCCCCGGGGCACGTCGTCAGCACCGGGCACTGCCCGGgtttagggttagggttagggtttaggtcgtcgaggctggcggcgaacgcgacgtccgacgcggcggcgacgccctcgtaccggagctcgtcctcggtcAGCGTGCCCGTCTTGTCGAAGCAACACACGTCGCAtcggccggcgtcgacgacgcgaaacGGCTCGGTGCAAAACACGCGTCTCTTCGCAAGCGCGATGAGGGACGTGTTGACGGCGATGGACAGCTCCATGGGAAGCTCGGGGGGTATGACGGAGGTGAGGATGGTGACGCAGTTGATGAACAGCTTGTACCTGCTCCTCGTCGGGTCGGCGAGGCCGTGGAGCAGCACTTTCGTGGAAGCCACCGACGCGAAGGCGAGTAAgacggcgatgaacgcgcccGTCTCCCACGAatccgcggtgacgcgttcgccggcgTGCAGGATGGTCcgcacgagctcgccctGCGCGGTGCCAAACCCGGTTCGGAGCACGACGCAGACGCATCCCTTGTCCGGGGGTCTGCCGACCCTGaccccgcccgccgtcgacgcgtcaccgggtgccgacttgccgtccccgggtgccgacttgccgtccccgccgctcgcggaccCGTGCTCCGCTCGAAGCACCCTGGTTCCCGCGAACAGCGTGGCGGTCTTATCAATCGCGGTATCAACCGGTTGGTCGCCCCCGGGTTCTATAGCGCGCTTGCGCTGGGGCGTGGATTCGCCCGTGAGCATCGCTTCGGTGACTGTGGCGTCCCCAGAGACGATCGCAAGGTCCGCCGGGCaaacctcctcctcgccgacgtcgttcACTCCGTTCGCCGTCACCGAGACCACGTCGCCCGGTACCagctcccgcgccgatcgacgcgtccaccgcccgccccggTGCACCAGCAGCGACGCCCCGTTGGGCGTCAGGGAcatgagctcgtccacgTTTCTCAGCCGTTGCGACGCCACCGTGCTCTCAAAcaccgcgagcatcgcgagCGTGAACAGCGAGTAGTACCAGtactcgtcggcgagccAGAGGATGCAGCAAAACGTCTGAAACACGAAaaacggcgcgacgagctgctCACTAAGAAGGTCCCAGAACCCCGGCCTCGGCACCCTCAGCTCGTTCGCGCCCCACttgtgcgtcgccgcctccgcgctgaCGTCGTTGTGACCCGTCCGCGAGACGTACCAAGTCGCGGCACGGCGGTCCGGGTACGCGACGGGTCTGAATTTATTATCACCGTCGTTTTCGTCCATCCTGTACAAGACGCTTCCGTGCTCGAAGGACAGTTGGGTCCTGGACCAGTCTGCCGCGGGAgtgccgtcctcgccggggaGGGCATCacccgggggcgtcgcgacggacaccgcgagcgggcgcaggaagcggcggcggcggcggcgggtggtggtggcggcggcggcggcgggggtgaaCGATTGGTCGAACGATTGGCCGAACGATTggtcggtgacgagcgcgaaggcttgcgcgcccgacgcggccgcgcgggaggctTCCTTCGGGGAGATCTCGCGGCAcgtcagcgcggcgtcgatggcgacggaCCAGTGCGTGGACAGGACCACGAGGGCGTGGaggatcgcgcccgcgccgacgatgaacgcgcgctcgaacaGGTCCGacgaggccatcgcgcccgacgaggCGATCCCGATCGTGACTGCGTGCACCGCCCCGAAGGAGACGTCCAGTCTGAGGTGTTGGGGTTTGCGCGAGACGAGCCGGACGTCGAGAGGGCttccgccgcgtgcgtcgtcgcgcacgggatcgacgacgtcaccgtcgaCGGCCATCGCGCGTTCGGGATCGTCGCAGCCTCGTGTGGACGAACCGACGCGAATGAGtcacccgccgcgaaggtgCGCGCACCCGACTCGTCAACCGTCGGACCTCACCCGTACCTTCAGACCGCGGCCGAACGGTGGACCGGCCGAGTCCTCGACCGATACCCTCggatctcgcgccgccgcgttcctaAAGGGAGCGCGCTCCGCCGGGCCCCCGAAGGTGACGATGCAGGTTTGGAGAGCAGCAGGGAGCTtttcggacgacgacgcgcatAATGCGACGCGCATCGCAAAATTGGATTATCGGGGTTGCCATCTCTCTAT from Micromonas commoda chromosome 11, complete sequence includes these protein-coding regions:
- a CDS encoding predicted protein, with protein sequence MVKYDETEDDEENPPDYRGMRQLQQQYQWSHECLDAGAAAYAKRKYRAAVDLYAAAYRHSGGSSGSFSFRYYCVVMVTNGLTQTDLNATEKDIRFLKEVLADENEEHASRVRVAVVLGALATNITDSVTNLRRALEISVTMSKDQREARVVGPDPKEDADKFSQETSMVQTQQGVLVDALAQEARDHLTRIVGADAKELQVKVPELPPPAPPSICDPPGPAPEERPPAPKSEKEVKKMAKEKKKQEALLEAQKEAARRERALVRGRYAMGMDDPTAADRLFIAAPDLGLEQAKIDSMLKCYMCGECALPHEPHEFCSKCHLACYCSRDCQKQHWKWRHKRECRPKEDFKPGDYACLDAKKVVNPAEYDDLAQHVGVGHGIWLIVGVLASYDDGHNVRVTMDGRDATSKVFGREVLCRLPPSSPDFNPQKLPLTPK
- a CDS encoding predicted protein, whose amino-acid sequence is MQQSNGAGVRLVIPKEYQLTPPVRAPRKKSPFNERGCERSIRCRVRRHPGNPTPDPPSSPPLPRTQVSLPRMDAEPPSSDAADFDTTRERNVLLEEGLEESPVAHENGGDDGRREPSEGRDPTGLEATVRRIVGAPDDPTVAEYVAGGHPRDAVTLGLAMWGSDKRDRVVQFCVGFEQMAGMGFRPEHVAGALASNDNDVEKAIAACLSESRSLPPGRH
- a CDS encoding p-type ATPase superfamily (cation); this encodes SAEAATHKWGANELRVPRPGFWDLLSEQLVAPFFVFQTFCCILWLADEYWYYSLFTLAMLAVFESTVASQRLRNVDELMSLTPNGASLLVHRGGRWTRRSARELVPGDVVSVTANGVNDVGEEEVCPADLAIVSGDATVTEAMLTGESTPQRKRAIEPGGDQPVDTAIDKTATLFAGTRVLRAEHGSASGGDGKPPDKGCVCVVLRTGFGTAQGELVRTILHAGERVTADSWETGAFIAVLLAFASVASTKVLLHGLADPTRSRYKLFINCVTILTSVIPPELPMELSIAVNTSLIALAKRRVFCTEPFRVVDAGRCDVCCFDKTGTLTEDELRYEGVAAASDCPVLTTCPGDLSRDVPEAALALGSCHSLALVGGAAAGDPMERAGLAGCDWTLLPQDRSASGASSVATRTARVMTRHAFRSELRRMSAVVAVEGFDGCKRRVVAKGAPETMEATLRKLPAGYRRAHEALARRGYRVIALCAKAIPDDKDVSAVKSMTRKECESGLDFIGFAAFACRVKPTSAPAVGVLANSSHASVMITGDAPLTACHVAAEVGITTRPTLLLESDGGDDWWWATLDGKKVEPLPLFITTYDTARSGSLASLAREYDLAVCGKGLDAMTRRDRLADCVKHVRVYARTAPEQKTRIVRAMRDAGLRVMMCGDGTNDVGALRASHVGVALLDDGARARGMGNHRDHRVGSSRSESNGRESSNEKLNGTETHGGGTNGDVIAELTRRMDAADDRSAGGRLALAVRPGDASLAAPFTARSGGVAPCVDLVRQGRAALVASQQMFKILGLNCLCTAYVMSVQFLDGVKFGDTQMTCGGLITAGMFLALSRAAPSQRLAPCKPRSTIFTAYFFASVICQFAVHLLSLWYTLDVAKAYADGETSTHPLESPFAPNLINTVSFLVNTFTQTATVAVNYVGAPHCATLRENAPLFYSVLGTYLALGVLTSQIFPKLNETAELYAMPTGLASTLCLVMACDLAACWVIERTMDAVF